The DNA sequence GAGCAGGCACTTATTTAAAACTGTACGAATAGAAATTTTTAGATGTGTTTGGGGAAGAAAAAATAGAAAGGAAAAAAGTTCTGATAAGCCCGTTAGATTGGGGCTTGGGACATGCTACACGTTGCGTTCCCATAGTGCATAAATTATTATCGTCAGGTTTTGATGTTACTATAGCCGGCAGTGGTAGGTCGTTACAGTATCTTTCTAAACAATTTCCACAATTATCCGTTTTGGAGTTGCCTGGGTTCTCGCCTAAATACTCTAAGAAAGGCTCGGTTTTTTATAAAATAGTTTGGCAAATGCCTGCATTCTTGAAATGTATTTACAAAGAACATTTTTTACTTATTGATATTCAAAAGAAATACAATTTCGATTATATAATATCAGATAATAGATACGGGTTGTTTTGTAAAGGTGCTAACTCAATAATAATAACGCATCAGCTGAAAGTCTATTTACATGGTATATTCAAATTGTTTGAAAAACCTTTGCAGATTATCATCAGAGTGATGCTAAAAAAATTTGACCAAGTGTGGGTACCCGACTTTGGAGATGATGTAAACTTAAGTGGCGTACTTTCGCATAGCAAATACGCAGAAAAAAATTACGAATATATAGGTCTGTTGTCTCGTTTCAGTACTATTGACGAAAGCGATATTGACACAAATCTCGAGAAAGCTCAAATTGTAGCTATAATTTCGGGAAGCGAACCGCAACGTACTATTTTGGAAAAAATTTTGTTGGAGCAATTGGTCAAACTTCCGTACAAAGTTCAGGTATTTAACGGGAAACCCGAAAAAGAAGAGGTGTTTAAGCTATCCGATAATGTTACTGTGTTTTCAAATGCTTCAAACGAACAACTATATACAAGCATTAAAAATGCTGAGGTTATTATATGCAGGTCGGGTTATTCATCATTGATGGATTTGGCTGTGTTTAAGTCAAAAGCTATTGTTATTCCAACACGAGGGCAAACAGAACAAGAATATTTGGCTAAAATATTAGATGAAACAAAACAAGCACATTC is a window from the Lentimicrobiaceae bacterium genome containing:
- a CDS encoding glycosyltransferase → MFGEEKIERKKVLISPLDWGLGHATRCVPIVHKLLSSGFDVTIAGSGRSLQYLSKQFPQLSVLELPGFSPKYSKKGSVFYKIVWQMPAFLKCIYKEHFLLIDIQKKYNFDYIISDNRYGLFCKGANSIIITHQLKVYLHGIFKLFEKPLQIIIRVMLKKFDQVWVPDFGDDVNLSGVLSHSKYAEKNYEYIGLLSRFSTIDESDIDTNLEKAQIVAIISGSEPQRTILEKILLEQLVKLPYKVQVFNGKPEKEEVFKLSDNVTVFSNASNEQLYTSIKNAEVIICRSGYSSLMDLAVFKSKAIVIPTRGQTEQEYLAKILDETKQAHSVYQEDIFLPQDISIAKKYSGVGSGLYQTFCLDIDKLLP